The following proteins are co-located in the Fimbriiglobus ruber genome:
- a CDS encoding beta strand repeat-containing protein, giving the protein MRHFNSRRKLFVECLESRATPAVFNVNTLTDVLNPASGTVSLRSAIQAANATPGGNTINLTVAGDYAITLPGTPGETDNAAGEFAILPSGGDLTIINTSGGTVSVDGNHLNRVFDVNPAAASGTAFTVSMQGFTIQNGVTSGINAAGSGGGIRSQGTANVTLTDMTVTNNTAAADGGGIAMENEAGSTPWTLTVNNSAVSNNHAGDAGGGIELDGKGSVFVNAGSSVTGNSSVNQGAGIWLDAIAGAVDSVVVTTGGTGYTSAPTVTFSGGGGTGATATATVSNGQVTAVTITNSGIGYTSTPTIAFTGGGGTGAAATATIVTNQSASLGVTAAVVSNNTATNGDGGGIGNAGNGVVTIVNSTLANNVTGSFGGGFADENNLGTLNVSNSFIVANIATGNGGGIAEGGPSVTITSSEIKGNTSGGAGGGIAATPNAAGTPAASPTPTTLTVTASTIAGNTAVAGGGIELATTGTGATAGSTITNSTISGNEAINGSTPNGGGIDLPAAFTGDLSLLNDTISTNLATSGGGIFWAGAAGAVALQNTILATNTATTGTDADNPSGTFTDNGGNLIGVSGTGGGNTGFTAATTQSGTTATPLNPMLGSLQNNAGPVVGANADAIPLDTVALLAGSPAIDKGVTTAGLTTDERGTGFNRVINGTIDAGAYEYQSPTTTTTVTSSAPASTAGQSVTFTATVAGSAAGSNPTGGTVTFFQGTTPLGTAVPLTSGTATLTTTGVSVGTQTITANYSGFTQGNYSLTASNGTVTQTVTAATTTTLTSSANPAAIGQPVTFTATVTAPSGAGTPTGSVNFSIDGGTPVAVTLGTSGTATYSPTSLAVGSHTVTVTYPTTGGFQTSTATLSPDEQVNTAATSVALSAAPDPSTSGQSVTFTATVSVTSPGVATPTGTVTFRDMTNSTVLAIQAVNSSGVATLTTAALTAGSHTITATYNGDSNTAESAAAQITQTVQPPSGSTPSPLLVGYSQFAVGADAGGSPTVESFNANQSQALAATTVFSSSFTGGVRVAAADFSNDGVADIVVGTGPGVANEVEILDGKTGAVLATFQPFESTFTGGVFVAVGDVNGDGVPDVIVTPDQTGGPVVAVYDGAKLLQGLANGQTFGQPAQIDRFLGIDDPNFRGGARAAVGDINGDGFGDVVVAAGFGGGPRIAGFDGKSVASGAANPVKLFGDFFAYEPTLTNGAYVAVGDINGDGHADIITGGGPGGGPRVTVFDGASLLTNVVKTDADFFAGDVNNRGGVRVAIKNLDGTSQASLVVGDGTGAGSTVTGYTGKAITADPSSPTSTFSLDAFPGFTGGVFVG; this is encoded by the coding sequence ATGCGTCACTTCAACTCACGTCGCAAGCTCTTCGTGGAATGTCTGGAATCCCGGGCTACCCCCGCGGTGTTCAACGTGAATACGTTGACCGACGTCCTGAACCCGGCTTCGGGCACGGTGTCCCTCCGCTCCGCCATTCAGGCCGCCAACGCCACGCCGGGCGGGAACACGATCAACCTGACCGTCGCCGGGGATTACGCCATCACCCTTCCCGGCACGCCCGGGGAAACGGACAACGCCGCCGGCGAATTCGCGATCCTACCGTCCGGCGGCGACCTGACCATCATCAACACGAGCGGCGGCACCGTCTCCGTCGATGGCAACCACCTGAACCGCGTGTTCGACGTCAACCCGGCCGCCGCGAGCGGAACGGCGTTTACCGTTTCGATGCAGGGTTTCACGATACAAAATGGTGTGACGTCCGGGATCAACGCCGCCGGCAGTGGGGGCGGGATTCGCAGCCAGGGGACGGCGAACGTCACCCTGACCGATATGACGGTCACTAACAACACCGCCGCCGCCGACGGCGGCGGCATCGCGATGGAAAACGAGGCCGGCAGCACGCCGTGGACACTGACCGTCAACAACAGCGCGGTCAGCAACAACCACGCGGGCGACGCCGGCGGCGGCATCGAGTTGGACGGCAAGGGCAGCGTTTTCGTCAACGCCGGTTCGAGCGTGACCGGCAACTCCAGCGTGAACCAGGGCGCCGGGATCTGGCTCGACGCGATCGCCGGCGCGGTCGACAGCGTCGTCGTGACGACCGGCGGAACCGGATACACGTCGGCCCCGACCGTCACGTTCTCGGGCGGCGGCGGGACCGGGGCGACGGCGACCGCCACGGTTTCCAACGGCCAGGTCACGGCCGTGACCATCACCAATAGCGGGATCGGGTACACGTCGACCCCGACGATCGCGTTCACGGGCGGCGGGGGGACTGGTGCCGCGGCGACCGCGACGATCGTGACGAATCAAAGCGCGTCGCTCGGCGTGACGGCGGCCGTCGTCAGCAACAACACGGCCACGAACGGGGACGGGGGCGGTATCGGCAACGCCGGGAACGGGGTGGTCACGATCGTCAACAGCACGCTCGCGAACAACGTGACCGGAAGCTTCGGGGGCGGCTTCGCGGACGAAAATAACCTGGGCACCTTGAACGTCTCGAACAGTTTCATCGTGGCCAACATCGCCACCGGGAACGGCGGCGGCATCGCCGAAGGCGGCCCGTCCGTCACGATCACCAGCAGCGAGATCAAGGGGAATACGAGCGGCGGCGCCGGCGGGGGCATCGCCGCCACGCCCAACGCGGCCGGAACCCCCGCCGCGTCACCCACGCCCACGACCCTGACGGTCACCGCCAGTACGATCGCCGGCAACACGGCCGTCGCCGGCGGCGGCATCGAACTCGCGACGACCGGGACCGGGGCGACCGCGGGGTCGACCATTACCAACTCGACGATTTCGGGCAACGAGGCGATCAACGGCAGCACGCCCAACGGCGGCGGGATCGACCTCCCGGCCGCGTTCACCGGCGACCTGTCCCTCTTGAACGACACCATCAGCACCAACCTGGCGACCAGCGGCGGCGGCATCTTCTGGGCCGGCGCGGCCGGCGCGGTCGCCCTCCAGAACACCATCCTCGCCACCAACACGGCGACCACCGGGACGGACGCCGACAACCCGTCCGGCACCTTCACCGACAACGGCGGCAACCTGATCGGCGTGAGCGGAACGGGCGGCGGCAACACCGGCTTTACGGCCGCGACGACCCAGAGCGGCACGACCGCCACCCCGCTCAACCCGATGCTCGGCAGCCTTCAAAACAACGCCGGGCCGGTCGTCGGGGCGAACGCCGACGCGATCCCGCTGGACACGGTCGCCCTCCTCGCCGGCAGCCCCGCGATCGACAAGGGCGTGACCACCGCCGGGCTGACCACCGACGAACGGGGGACCGGCTTCAACCGCGTGATCAACGGCACGATCGACGCCGGCGCGTACGAGTACCAGTCCCCGACCACGACCACGACCGTCACGTCGTCCGCGCCCGCGTCCACGGCCGGCCAGTCCGTCACGTTCACCGCGACGGTGGCCGGATCGGCGGCGGGGTCGAACCCGACCGGGGGAACCGTCACCTTCTTCCAGGGAACGACCCCTCTCGGCACGGCGGTCCCGTTGACCAGCGGGACCGCGACCCTGACGACCACGGGCGTGAGCGTCGGGACGCAAACGATCACCGCGAATTACAGCGGGTTCACCCAGGGCAACTACAGCCTGACGGCCAGCAACGGGACCGTCACGCAAACGGTCACCGCGGCCACGACCACGACGCTCACGTCGTCGGCCAACCCCGCCGCGATCGGCCAGCCCGTCACGTTCACCGCGACAGTGACGGCGCCGTCCGGGGCGGGCACGCCGACGGGTTCCGTAAACTTCTCGATCGACGGCGGAACCCCGGTCGCCGTGACACTCGGCACCAGTGGGACGGCGACCTACTCGCCGACGTCCTTGGCCGTCGGCAGCCACACGGTCACGGTGACCTACCCGACCACCGGCGGCTTCCAGACGAGTACCGCGACGCTGTCGCCGGACGAACAGGTCAACACGGCGGCGACCAGCGTAGCCCTGTCCGCGGCCCCGGACCCGTCCACCTCCGGCCAGTCCGTCACATTCACCGCGACCGTCAGTGTCACCAGTCCGGGGGTGGCGACGCCGACCGGGACCGTCACGTTCAGGGACATGACGAATTCGACCGTCCTCGCCATACAGGCCGTGAATTCGAGCGGCGTCGCCACGCTCACCACGGCCGCCCTGACCGCCGGCTCTCACACGATCACGGCCACGTACAACGGCGACTCGAACACCGCCGAGAGTGCGGCTGCGCAGATCACCCAGACCGTTCAGCCGCCGTCCGGTAGCACCCCGTCACCGCTCCTGGTCGGCTATTCGCAATTTGCCGTCGGGGCGGACGCGGGCGGGAGCCCGACGGTCGAGTCGTTCAACGCCAACCAGTCTCAAGCCCTGGCCGCCACGACCGTGTTCTCGTCGAGCTTTACGGGCGGGGTCCGGGTCGCGGCCGCGGACTTCAGCAACGACGGCGTAGCCGACATCGTGGTCGGGACGGGGCCGGGCGTCGCGAACGAGGTGGAGATCCTCGACGGAAAGACCGGGGCCGTGTTGGCCACATTCCAGCCGTTTGAATCCACGTTCACGGGCGGGGTGTTCGTGGCCGTCGGGGACGTGAACGGGGACGGCGTACCGGACGTGATCGTCACCCCGGACCAGACCGGGGGGCCGGTGGTCGCCGTGTACGACGGGGCCAAACTGCTCCAGGGACTGGCCAACGGTCAGACATTCGGGCAACCGGCGCAGATCGATCGCTTCCTCGGAATCGATGACCCGAACTTCCGCGGCGGCGCCCGCGCCGCGGTCGGCGACATCAACGGGGACGGGTTCGGGGACGTGGTGGTCGCGGCCGGGTTCGGCGGCGGCCCGCGGATCGCCGGGTTCGACGGCAAATCGGTCGCGTCCGGGGCGGCCAATCCGGTCAAGCTATTCGGCGACTTCTTCGCTTACGAGCCGACACTGACCAACGGCGCGTACGTCGCCGTCGGCGACATCAACGGGGACGGCCACGCCGACATCATAACCGGCGGCGGCCCCGGCGGCGGCCCGCGGGTCACCGTCTTCGACGGGGCATCGCTCCTGACGAACGTGGTGAAAACCGACGCGGACTTCTTCGCCGGGGACGTCAACAACCGGGGCGGCGTCCGCGTCGCGATCAAAAACCTCGACGGTACCTCGCAGGCCAGTCTGGTCGTCGGGGACGGGACGGGTGCGGGAAGCACCGTCACAGGGTACACAGGTAAGGCGATTACGGCCGACCCGTCTTCGCCGACCTCGACGTTCAGCCTCGACGCATTCCCCGGGTTCACG
- a CDS encoding efflux RND transporter permease subunit → MNPIVFAMRRPYAVMVGVVAVVVGSVLAMTRTKVDVFPSLNQPVVYVCQPYGGMTPQQMEGLLTSYYEFHFLYVGGIHHIESKNIQGMTLLKLYFHPGTDMAQGMAETVAAVNRARYMMPPGTVPPFITRLDTGSAGVGYLVLSSDTKSIKDIQDTATLKVRPMFASVPGMSSPPAFGGNQRAIVITADPDKLRAQNITGEQLTEAVMQGNAVTPSGNMRIGDELFVVSSNAMVGADPRTELGAVPVKLGDQPVFLRDVATIEDGSDITAGYSLVNGRRSVYILVTKRSDASTVSVVNELKKALPRMREAAAGVDVEFAFDQSPLVTNAMWGVGTEGAIGAVLTGLMVLIFLHDWRTVVVVVLNIPLALLASVFALWASGQTINLMSLGGLALAVGILVDEATVEVENIHTQLERNDNVARAVRRGNQETAVPRLLAMLCVLAVFIPSFFMQGAARELFVPLSLAVGYAMVASYLLSSTFVPVLCVWLIRPHAHHDTAHKTAPRPALFTKFQRAYEQVLGRLLAARSLVAVVYFVAAAGLLAGLATVIGTSVFPATDQGQFQLRMRAPTGTRIERTEELGREAIRLIEAEAGPGNVAMSVGYVGMFPTNYPIQAVHQWTSGPEEMILKVALKAESGIRVEEFKSRLRGVLPTALRDWLKTRWRAEGVSPAELDVRAAGLRLSFEPGDLINEVMSFGSPSPVDVQVSGPKHEANMHVARRIFDKMNEVPELRDLQIAQSLEYPTVDVVIDRERAATLGLTAKTVGTAMIPATASSRYMNPIYWRDPASGQAYIVQVQMPPARMDSPAEIGMIPVRGGRQRTEPSAGDTGMMAHAGAGGGAVLLRDVATVRRADPTPGEIDRYNMRRLIGITANIGTTDLGKVGRGVRRAIAAATREEIEAHYSTQAKKLRADDPGTPAAIQKLENQKLADLAAGKLPGGILVDVRGQIESLDVVMRNLMVGLAIAILAIFLLLTAYFQSIRLAIVSVAAVPATLCGVAVALAATGTTLNLQSFMGAIMAVGVAVANAILLVTFAERSRIQHGHAVRAAADGGVSRLRPILMTSAAMAAGMIPMALGLSEGGDQTAPLGRAVLGGVVFSTFATLFALPTIFAVVQRRASVASASLDPDDAESTRYDVDAVRLFNDQSSN, encoded by the coding sequence ATGAATCCCATCGTTTTCGCAATGCGGCGGCCGTACGCGGTCATGGTCGGCGTTGTCGCCGTTGTCGTGGGGTCGGTCCTGGCGATGACGCGGACCAAGGTCGACGTCTTCCCGAGCTTGAACCAGCCGGTCGTCTACGTCTGTCAACCCTACGGCGGCATGACGCCCCAGCAGATGGAAGGGTTACTCACCAGCTACTACGAATTTCACTTTCTCTACGTCGGCGGGATTCACCACATCGAGTCGAAGAACATCCAGGGAATGACGCTGCTCAAGCTCTATTTCCACCCCGGGACGGACATGGCGCAGGGGATGGCCGAGACCGTCGCCGCCGTCAACCGGGCCCGGTACATGATGCCGCCGGGGACCGTCCCGCCGTTCATCACGCGGCTCGATACCGGGAGCGCGGGCGTCGGGTATCTGGTGCTTTCGAGCGACACCAAATCGATCAAGGACATTCAAGACACGGCCACGCTCAAGGTACGGCCGATGTTCGCGAGCGTGCCGGGCATGTCCAGCCCGCCCGCGTTCGGCGGGAACCAGCGGGCGATCGTCATCACGGCCGACCCGGACAAACTCCGAGCCCAGAACATTACCGGCGAGCAATTGACCGAAGCCGTCATGCAAGGAAACGCGGTCACACCGTCGGGGAACATGCGGATCGGGGACGAGTTGTTTGTGGTGAGTTCGAACGCGATGGTCGGGGCGGACCCGCGGACGGAACTCGGGGCCGTTCCGGTGAAACTCGGCGATCAGCCCGTTTTCCTGCGAGACGTGGCCACGATCGAAGACGGGTCGGACATCACGGCCGGGTACAGTCTGGTCAACGGCCGGCGGTCGGTTTACATCCTCGTGACCAAGCGGTCGGACGCGTCCACCGTGAGCGTGGTCAACGAACTGAAGAAAGCCCTGCCGCGGATGCGGGAAGCCGCCGCCGGGGTCGACGTCGAATTCGCGTTCGACCAGTCGCCGTTGGTGACTAACGCCATGTGGGGGGTGGGGACGGAAGGGGCAATCGGTGCGGTACTCACCGGGTTGATGGTACTCATTTTCCTCCACGACTGGCGGACGGTCGTCGTCGTGGTCCTCAACATTCCGCTCGCGCTACTGGCGTCCGTCTTCGCGCTGTGGGCGTCCGGGCAGACGATCAACCTGATGTCGCTGGGCGGTCTCGCCTTGGCCGTGGGCATCCTGGTCGACGAGGCGACGGTCGAGGTGGAGAACATCCACACGCAATTGGAGCGGAACGATAACGTCGCCCGCGCGGTGCGGCGCGGGAACCAGGAGACCGCCGTCCCGCGGCTCCTCGCCATGCTGTGCGTGTTGGCCGTGTTCATCCCGTCGTTCTTCATGCAGGGGGCGGCCCGCGAGTTGTTCGTCCCCCTCTCGCTCGCCGTCGGGTACGCGATGGTCGCATCATACCTGTTGTCCAGCACGTTCGTCCCGGTCCTCTGCGTCTGGCTGATCCGCCCGCACGCGCATCACGACACGGCTCACAAGACCGCCCCGCGGCCGGCCCTGTTCACCAAGTTTCAACGTGCTTATGAGCAAGTGCTCGGGCGGCTGCTCGCCGCTCGCTCACTCGTCGCCGTGGTCTACTTCGTGGCCGCGGCCGGACTGCTCGCGGGCCTGGCAACCGTGATCGGCACGTCCGTCTTCCCCGCGACTGATCAAGGGCAGTTTCAATTACGGATGCGGGCGCCGACCGGGACGCGGATCGAGCGGACCGAAGAACTGGGCCGGGAAGCCATCCGGTTGATCGAAGCGGAAGCCGGGCCGGGGAACGTGGCCATGAGCGTCGGCTACGTCGGCATGTTCCCGACGAATTACCCGATCCAGGCCGTCCACCAGTGGACCAGCGGGCCGGAAGAAATGATTCTGAAAGTCGCCCTCAAGGCCGAGAGCGGCATCCGCGTCGAAGAGTTCAAATCCCGCCTCCGCGGCGTACTCCCGACTGCCCTCCGCGACTGGCTCAAGACCCGCTGGCGCGCCGAGGGCGTTTCTCCCGCGGAGTTGGACGTACGGGCCGCCGGGTTGCGGTTGTCGTTCGAGCCGGGCGACTTGATCAACGAGGTCATGAGTTTCGGCTCGCCGTCGCCGGTCGATGTGCAAGTCAGTGGACCGAAACACGAAGCCAACATGCACGTCGCCCGACGAATATTCGACAAGATGAACGAGGTGCCCGAGCTTCGCGACCTCCAAATCGCCCAGTCGCTGGAGTACCCGACGGTCGACGTGGTGATCGACCGCGAACGGGCCGCAACCCTCGGGCTGACGGCCAAGACCGTCGGCACTGCGATGATCCCGGCCACCGCGTCGAGCCGGTACATGAACCCGATTTACTGGCGGGACCCGGCCAGCGGGCAGGCGTACATTGTGCAAGTACAAATGCCGCCCGCGCGGATGGACTCGCCGGCGGAAATCGGCATGATCCCGGTCCGCGGCGGCCGTCAGCGGACCGAGCCGAGCGCGGGCGATACCGGCATGATGGCTCACGCCGGGGCGGGTGGTGGGGCGGTTCTATTGCGCGATGTGGCGACGGTCCGCCGGGCCGACCCGACCCCGGGCGAGATCGACCGGTATAACATGCGGCGGCTCATCGGCATCACCGCGAACATCGGGACGACCGACCTGGGCAAAGTCGGCCGCGGCGTGCGCCGGGCGATCGCGGCCGCGACGCGCGAAGAAATCGAAGCCCACTACTCAACCCAGGCCAAAAAGCTTCGAGCCGACGACCCGGGAACCCCCGCGGCTATTCAAAAGCTGGAAAATCAGAAGTTGGCCGATCTCGCGGCCGGAAAGTTGCCCGGCGGCATCCTCGTCGACGTCCGCGGGCAGATCGAATCGCTCGACGTGGTGATGCGGAATCTGATGGTCGGGCTGGCGATCGCGATCCTCGCCATCTTCCTCCTCCTGACCGCGTACTTCCAATCGATCCGGCTCGCGATCGTCTCCGTGGCGGCGGTGCCGGCAACCCTCTGCGGGGTGGCTGTCGCCCTCGCGGCGACGGGAACGACGCTGAATTTGCAGTCCTTCATGGGGGCGATCATGGCCGTCGGGGTGGCCGTGGCGAACGCGATTCTGTTGGTCACGTTCGCCGAGCGGAGCCGCATTCAGCACGGGCACGCCGTCCGCGCGGCCGCGGACGGCGGCGTCTCGCGCCTCCGCCCGATTCTGATGACCAGCGCGGCGATGGCGGCCGGGATGATCCCGATGGCACTCGGGCTCTCGGAAGGGGGCGACCAAACCGCCCCGCTCGGTCGGGCTGTTCTTGGTGGAGTCGTTTTCTCGACGTTCGCAACGTTGTTCGCACTGCCGACGATTTTCGCCGTCGTTCAGCGAAGGGCGAGCGTCGCGTCCGCCTCTCTCGACCCGGACGATGCGGAAAGCACCCGGTACGACGTGGACGCGGTGCGCCTATTCAACGACCAGAGTTCGAACTGA
- a CDS encoding class I SAM-dependent methyltransferase, whose product MMKLVKAIIPKSVRAPVRCALEIAYAKSTRSWTARSWMCDLRDAWDWVWGRHDPLTPPRKLVFGIGGGFEVGPRFVRHFRELAGLRPDEAVLDIGCGVGRMALPLTTYLSPAGRYEGFDIMRPNVGWCRGAITPRFPNFRFRHADIFNNEYNPLGKIRGREFRFPYADASFDFAFLTSVFTHMLPDEVAHYLSEIGRVLKPGGRCFATVYLLNDESNRLVEAGQSKFTLFPQEGFHRVHSQVVPEACVALDENWFDRATSAAGLSVDRPAYYGAWSGQEKWTDFQDIVVLRK is encoded by the coding sequence ATGATGAAGTTGGTGAAGGCGATCATTCCGAAGTCCGTCCGCGCGCCGGTCCGGTGCGCGCTGGAAATCGCATACGCGAAGTCGACCAGGTCGTGGACGGCACGTTCCTGGATGTGTGACCTGCGCGACGCGTGGGACTGGGTTTGGGGCCGGCACGATCCGCTGACTCCCCCGCGGAAACTCGTGTTCGGCATTGGCGGCGGCTTTGAAGTCGGGCCGCGGTTCGTCCGCCACTTCCGCGAATTGGCGGGACTCCGCCCGGACGAAGCCGTTCTGGATATCGGGTGCGGCGTCGGGCGGATGGCCCTCCCTCTGACGACCTATCTCTCACCGGCCGGGCGGTACGAAGGCTTCGACATTATGCGGCCGAACGTCGGGTGGTGCCGGGGCGCGATCACGCCGCGGTTCCCGAACTTCCGATTCCGCCACGCGGACATTTTCAACAACGAATACAACCCGCTCGGTAAGATTCGCGGTCGCGAGTTCCGCTTCCCTTACGCGGACGCGTCATTCGATTTCGCCTTTCTCACATCCGTATTTACGCACATGCTGCCGGACGAGGTGGCCCACTACTTGAGTGAGATCGGCCGCGTCCTGAAGCCGGGCGGCCGGTGTTTCGCGACCGTTTACCTGCTCAACGACGAATCGAATCGTCTCGTCGAAGCCGGACAAAGCAAATTTACCCTGTTTCCGCAAGAAGGTTTCCACCGCGTTCACAGCCAGGTGGTGCCCGAGGCGTGTGTGGCTTTGGACGAGAACTGGTTCGATAGGGCGACTTCCGCGGCCGGTCTTTCGGTCGATCGGCCGGCTTACTACGGCGCGTGGTCCGGACAAGAGAAGTGGACCGATTTTCAGGACATCGTCGTCTTGCGGAAATGA
- a CDS encoding ferritin-like domain-containing protein, with translation MAAKSMYDLFVNQLQDAYSAETQLLRALPKMAKASHSEDLRAGFEHHLAETRNHVSRLKHVCDQLNCSPSGNACEAMQGLVEEGEEIIGLGLEPEVQDAGLIAAAQKVEHYEMALYGALCAFAKRLGYSDIAVALHETLDEEKKADETLSRIAETQVNHLAVHA, from the coding sequence ATGGCCGCCAAATCCATGTACGACTTGTTCGTGAACCAACTTCAAGACGCCTACAGTGCCGAAACTCAGTTGTTGCGAGCCTTGCCGAAAATGGCGAAGGCGTCGCATTCCGAGGATCTACGGGCGGGATTCGAACACCACCTCGCCGAAACCAGAAACCACGTGAGCCGTCTGAAACACGTGTGCGATCAGCTCAACTGCTCGCCGTCCGGCAACGCCTGTGAGGCAATGCAAGGGCTAGTCGAAGAAGGCGAAGAGATCATCGGACTGGGACTCGAACCCGAGGTTCAAGACGCCGGCTTGATTGCCGCCGCACAAAAGGTGGAACACTACGAAATGGCCCTCTACGGGGCGCTCTGCGCGTTCGCCAAGCGGTTGGGCTACTCCGACATCGCCGTCGCGTTGCACGAAACGCTCGACGAAGAGAAGAAAGCCGACGAAACGCTATCCCGGATCGCCGAGACGCAAGTCAACCATCTGGCGGTTCACGCATAA
- a CDS encoding polysaccharide biosynthesis/export family protein, whose amino-acid sequence MKAFARLLPAAVFLAALSTTGCGSSLGQSFGLSAPQHKLLDEAKQFRAVQPPVAPRELAKSLHNTYIVEAGDVLLVQPVEFDAPIRLGGDQTVFSDGTIDLGKYGRPVVAGKTLPVIQGEIQQIIREKEKAQPKDKADADPMTFAITVRLVNRVSKVYYVLGEVNAPGAFPINGRETVLDAIIAAGGLTRQASEKNIIVSRPTQPDGCRIVFPVCYPQIVQLGDTTTNYQLLPGDRVFVPGRSFTEDLCQSKKKDCPPCNQRQIPCNGPSCGAAGAGYALPGTPDAVPTTAPGVLPVAPAPAPVVGK is encoded by the coding sequence ATGAAAGCGTTCGCGCGTCTGTTGCCCGCCGCCGTATTCCTTGCGGCCCTCAGTACGACCGGATGCGGCAGTTCGCTCGGGCAGTCGTTCGGGCTGTCCGCCCCGCAACATAAATTGCTGGACGAAGCCAAGCAGTTCCGTGCCGTGCAACCCCCGGTCGCACCGCGGGAACTCGCCAAGTCGTTACACAACACGTACATCGTCGAAGCCGGCGACGTGTTGCTCGTTCAACCGGTCGAATTCGACGCCCCGATCCGCCTCGGGGGCGACCAGACGGTCTTCTCGGACGGCACGATCGACCTCGGGAAATATGGCCGCCCGGTCGTTGCGGGAAAGACCCTTCCGGTTATCCAGGGCGAAATCCAACAGATCATCCGCGAGAAGGAAAAGGCCCAGCCCAAGGATAAGGCTGACGCCGACCCGATGACGTTCGCGATCACGGTCCGCCTCGTCAACCGGGTGAGCAAGGTCTACTACGTTCTTGGTGAAGTTAACGCGCCAGGAGCCTTCCCGATCAACGGACGCGAGACCGTTCTCGACGCGATCATCGCCGCCGGCGGGTTGACCCGTCAGGCCTCCGAGAAGAACATCATCGTCTCACGCCCGACCCAGCCGGACGGTTGCCGCATCGTGTTTCCGGTCTGCTACCCGCAGATCGTCCAACTCGGGGACACGACGACGAACTATCAACTCCTGCCGGGCGACCGCGTGTTCGTGCCGGGGCGGTCGTTTACGGAAGACTTGTGTCAGAGCAAGAAGAAAGATTGCCCGCCGTGTAACCAACGTCAGATTCCGTGCAACGGTCCGTCGTGCGGCGCTGCCGGGGCGGGCTACGCCCTCCCGGGCACACCGGATGCGGTCCCGACGACGGCCCCCGGCGTTCTCCCGGTCGCCCCGGCGCCGGCGCCTGTCGTGGGTAAGTAA